The following proteins are encoded in a genomic region of Montipora foliosa isolate CH-2021 chromosome 10, ASM3666993v2, whole genome shotgun sequence:
- the LOC137973198 gene encoding E3 ubiquitin-protein ligase TRIM71-like — translation MDVQQLFKILKKEAECPLCIETVKNPKTLPCLHSFCLECLDRHANFARRQLKATIKCPVCQTSFQIPETDTFENLPSSFHLNRLVDVLALEDGSVQSQRCSSCDENNTATCYCFVCQDFLCPSCFEAHQRLKASRGHRNVLMDKLQAQDVQELIHRPVMCSQKYHEDQPLEFYCEDCKVLICHKCTVVSHDRHSKTDTQKAAQEQKMQMSDAVAKVKAEMVRYESKIKKQTDLRNKNKVEILNEEKKMTDNVEKLIRDLREHERKMKAKFREIYEAEQKHHATRLENFELVATQLKSCFERCQSILDRNFSVEILQTNHAILGRCNELLNVRKPDLYMSPHVHYLVEKKLDLMDRVVVTKTDPSKCLAKGQDSKEVKERKETCFVIVTKDSEEFQCYQQDDKIKVDILTPEDDQLKTDIKDTKDGKYTVTYTPQDAGIYRVEIIVNGQPLTGSPWIVQVHQQQYQFAFQFESFEEGTGKFGGIHDIDVSDKTGTIAVADSWNNRIQLLSSEGKFRREIKIDGRPLSMAFTDSGDLLTLVSQSDNKLRVFSEEGHFIKHINDKHLDNPRHLSIASDGRIIITDCSDKKIKVLSPDGNNLLQSFSAPDCDKSPGCAIYHQNKFFVSYFDANCVKVFDKTGVYLHDIGCEGFNDGQFDYPYGLVIDKYNRLIVCDSDRLQLFTLSGKFLSKIDEEYFKNGFPSRVAINSGGSLIVGDLVNSRISVFY, via the coding sequence ATGGATGTTCAACAGCTTTTCAAGATTCTTAAAAAGGAAGCAGAATGCCCATTGTGCATAGAGACTGTCAAAAATCCCAAGACATTACCATGTCTTCACTCATTCTGCCTGGAGTGTCTCGACAGACATGCAAACTTCGCAAGGAGACAGCTAAAAGCGACAATCAAATGTCCGGTTTGCCAGACTTCATTCCAAATTCCCGAAACAGACACCTTTGAGAATTTGCCGTCATCGTTTCATCTCAACCGATTGGTGGATGTTCTGGCTCTAGAAGATGGCAGCGTACAGTCTCAAAGATGCAGCAGTTGTGACGAGAACAACACCGCAACATGTTACTGTTTCGTGTGCCAGGATTTTCTGTGCCCATCTTGTTTTGAAGCTCACCAACGCTTGAAGGCCTCAAGGGGTCATCGCAATGTTTTGATGGACAAACTGCAAGCGCAAGATGTGCAAGAGTTGATCCACAGACCCGTGATGTGTTCACAGAAATATCATGAAGATCAACCTCTCGAATTTTACTGCGAAGACTGTAAAGTTCTGATTTGCCACAAATGTACTGTAGTGAGTCACGATCGACACTCTAAGACAGACACTCAGAAAGCagcacaagaacaaaagatgcaaatgtCCGACGCTGTGGCCAAAGTGAAAGCGGAAATGGTCAGATATGAGAgtaaaattaagaaacaaactgacctaagaaacaaaaacaaagttgaaattttgaacgaggaaaagaaaatgacagacAATGTGGAAAAATTGATTCGTGATTTGCGAGAGCACGAGAGGAAAATGAAGGCCAAGTTTCGTGAAATTTATGAAGCGGAACAAAAACATCACGCAACGCGACTGGAAAACTTCGAGCTGGTTGCCACCCAGCTGAAAAGCTGCTTCGAACGCTGTCAGAGTATCTTGGATAGAAACTTCAGCGTCGaaattctacaaacaaatcacgCCATCCTCGGACGTTGTAATGAACTGTTAAATGTAAGAAAACCCGATCTTTACATGTCGCCACATGTACATTACTTGGTGGAAAAGAAATTGGATCTTATGGATCGAGTTGTTGTCACGAAGACTGATCCCTCAAAGTGCTTAGCTAAAGGTCAAGACAGCAAGGAagtaaaagaaaggaaggagaCATGTTTTGTCATTGTTACAAAGGATTCAGAAGAATTTCAATGTTATCAACAAGATGATAAAATCAAAGTCGACATATTGACTCCAGAAGATGATCAACTAAAAACAGACATTAAAGACACCAAAGACGGCAAATACACAGTGACATACACACCACAAGATGCCGGAATATACAGAGTAGAGATCATTGTGAATGGACAGCCGCTGACTGGTAGTCCTTGGATTGTGCAGGTTCATCAGCAGCAATATCAATTTGCCTTTCAGTTTGAATCATTTGAGGAGggaacaggaaaatttggtggCATTCACGATATTGATGTGAGTGATAAAACGGGAACAATTGCTGTTGCAGATAGCTGGAATAACAGAATTCAACTGTTGAGCTCAGAAGGAAAGTTTCGAAGGGAGATAAAAATTGATGGTAGACCTTTGTCGATGGCATTTACAGACTCTGGCGACCTGCTGACTTTAGTTTCGCAAAGCGACAATAAGCTTCGTGTGTTCAGTGAGGAGGGGCACTTTATCAAACACATCAATGATAAACATCTTGATAATCCACGTCACCTTTCCATTGCGAGTGATGGTCGTATAATCATAACTGACTGTTCGGACAAGAAAATCAAGGTCCTCTCCCCTGACGGGAACAACTTGCTCCAGTCCTTCAGtgccccagactgtgataaATCCCCAGGATGCGCTATTTATCACCAGaacaaattctttgtttcttatttCGATGCTAATTGTGTCAAGGTATTTGACAAAACAGGAGTGTATTTACATGACATTGGCTGTGAAGGGTTCAATGATGGCCAGTTTGATTATCCTTATGGACTCGTTATTGACAAGTACAACCGGCTGATTGTGTGTGATTCAGATAGGCTGCAACTCTTCACCCTGAGCGGCAAGTTTTTGAGTAAAATTGATGAAGagtatttcaaaaatggctttcCTTCTCGCGTCGCTATAAACAGTGGTGGCAGTCTGATAGTAGGCGACTTAGTCAACAGCCGCATTTCCGTTTTCTATTAA